TGTTTCAAGGGGTTGACATCTATTATTCATAAATATGAAGGTATGATCGATAAGTTCATCGGTGATGAGGTTATGGTGATATTTGGAGCTCCTATTTCTCACGAGAATGATCCAGAAAGAGCAGTGCGATGTTCTTTGGAAATGATGGAATATATTGAGCGATTCAATACCATAAGCCCGGTGAGTCTTCCTTCACCTCTTGGCATTCATATAGGTCTTAATTCCGGATTGGTCATAGCCGGCAATGTTGGCAGTGATTTGCGGATGAATTATTCTGTTATTGGAGATACGGTGAATCTCGCGGCTAGACTTGTCAGTCTTGCCTCTACTGGTGAAATCAAAATGA
This sequence is a window from Candidatus Neomarinimicrobiota bacterium. Protein-coding genes within it:
- a CDS encoding adenylate/guanylate cyclase domain-containing protein, with the protein product MPAELRKKILSAGKQLESERRLVTILFADISGFTALSEKLDPEIVSNILNDCFKGLTSIIHKYEGMIDKFIGDEVMVIFGAPISHENDPERAVRCSLEMMEYIERFNTISPVSLPSPLGIHIGLNSGLVIAGNVGSDLRMNYSVIGDTVNLAARLVSLASTGEIKM